A window of the Nitrososphaerota archaeon genome harbors these coding sequences:
- a CDS encoding ABC transporter ATP-binding protein: protein MSGNAELLTVNNLSLDYLTAQGSTHALNGVSLSLKKSQILGIVGESGSGKSTLAYALTRLLPRNAVYRSGEVRFDGLSMLDLPEEKLRRIRGKRISMVFQDPMTSLNPLFKVKDQIGRVLELHRGVDRAEAKRLAVGLLKAVELPDPEQVLDSYPFQLSGGMQQRTMIAMALSTQPDLIIADEPTSAVDATIQVQILELLSRLRREHEFSMLFITHSLNVVSAVCDSIIVMYAGSIVESGTVSKIFSSPKHPYTQALFAAVPKPRKSVGEEKILASIGGSPPDPQALPSGCKFHPRCPYVFLRCRTEDPAFRFVEPGHAVACHLYQS from the coding sequence ATGTCAGGCAACGCCGAACTCCTGACTGTCAACAATCTCTCCCTGGACTACCTTACTGCACAGGGGTCCACCCATGCCCTGAACGGAGTCAGCCTCTCTCTGAAGAAGTCGCAGATCCTGGGAATCGTCGGGGAGTCGGGATCGGGAAAATCGACCCTCGCGTATGCGCTGACCCGGCTGCTTCCACGAAACGCTGTGTACCGCTCAGGCGAGGTCCGCTTCGACGGGTTGTCCATGCTCGACCTTCCAGAGGAGAAGCTCCGTAGAATCCGTGGAAAGCGAATCTCCATGGTCTTCCAGGACCCGATGACATCCCTGAATCCCCTCTTCAAGGTGAAAGACCAGATAGGCAGGGTCCTCGAACTCCATAGGGGAGTCGACAGGGCCGAGGCGAAACGCCTTGCGGTGGGGCTTCTGAAGGCGGTTGAGCTTCCTGACCCCGAACAGGTGCTAGACTCCTATCCCTTCCAACTGAGCGGAGGAATGCAGCAGAGGACCATGATAGCGATGGCGCTTTCGACCCAGCCCGACCTGATAATTGCCGACGAGCCCACTTCCGCAGTCGACGCGACCATCCAGGTCCAGATCCTCGAACTTCTTTCACGGCTGAGGCGCGAGCACGAGTTCTCCATGCTCTTCATCACCCACAGCCTGAACGTGGTTTCAGCCGTCTGCGACTCGATCATCGTGATGTATGCCGGAAGCATTGTCGAAAGTGGAACAGTCTCCAAGATCTTCTCGTCCCCCAAGCATCCGTACACCCAGGCCCTCTTCGCGGCGGTTCCAAAGCCCAGGAAGAGCGTTGGCGAGGAAAAGATTCTAGCGTCAATAGGGGGGAGCCCTCCTGACCCTCAGGCCCTTCCTTCTGGATGCAAGTTCCATCCCAGGTGCCCCTATGTCTTCCTTAGGTGCAGGACAGAAGATCCCGCCTTCAGATTCGTTGAGCCGGGACACGCGGTGGCCTGCCACCTGTATCAGAGTTGA
- a CDS encoding ABC transporter ATP-binding protein, which produces METLVSVRSLKKYFPVSRLPLTKKEYIKAVDGVSFDIEKNTVFGLVGESGSGKSTLGMSMIRLIEPTSGKVTMDGVDVLKLKGKERMKWSSQLSYVYQNPLSSLDPTWTVRQSISEPLASAHVPERGRAEMVLQSLASVGLPDYFLEKFPHELSGGQSQRVAIARALVRRPKFMILDEPTSALDVSIQAQLLNLLIEIQTEFGLTFFYISHDLNVVGRICDRIAVMYLGKVVEIADVWALFSSPMHPYTQALISTTHSKSLNFLGFRLSGEPPSPRNPPMGCHFNTRCPYATDLCKSIEPELAVVKGDHLVACHNLDLVAQGKIQVPENFHPISTSGVETGGQVD; this is translated from the coding sequence TTGGAAACCCTAGTGTCCGTAAGATCTCTCAAGAAGTACTTCCCTGTGAGCCGCCTCCCGCTCACGAAGAAAGAGTACATCAAGGCCGTGGACGGCGTTAGCTTCGACATCGAGAAGAACACGGTGTTCGGCCTCGTCGGGGAATCAGGGTCCGGGAAGAGCACACTTGGCATGAGCATGATCAGGCTCATTGAGCCCACCTCGGGGAAGGTGACGATGGATGGCGTTGACGTGTTGAAACTGAAGGGAAAGGAGCGGATGAAGTGGAGCAGCCAACTCTCCTACGTCTACCAGAACCCCCTCTCCTCCCTGGATCCGACCTGGACGGTGAGGCAGTCCATCTCAGAGCCACTGGCATCGGCCCATGTCCCTGAGAGAGGGAGGGCGGAGATGGTTCTGCAATCACTCGCAAGCGTCGGTCTCCCTGATTATTTCCTGGAAAAGTTCCCCCACGAGCTGAGCGGGGGTCAGAGCCAAAGAGTGGCCATCGCCAGGGCGCTTGTGAGGCGGCCGAAGTTCATGATCCTCGACGAGCCCACCTCAGCGCTCGACGTCTCCATTCAGGCACAGCTTCTGAACCTCCTGATTGAGATCCAGACCGAGTTCGGCCTCACCTTCTTCTACATCTCACACGACCTGAACGTGGTCGGACGAATCTGCGACAGGATTGCGGTGATGTACCTCGGGAAGGTGGTCGAGATTGCGGACGTCTGGGCGCTCTTCAGCTCCCCCATGCACCCCTATACCCAAGCCCTGATTTCGACGACCCATTCCAAGTCTTTGAACTTCCTCGGCTTCCGACTGAGCGGTGAGCCCCCGAGCCCTCGGAACCCTCCGATGGGATGTCACTTCAACACAAGATGTCCATACGCTACCGACTTGTGCAAGAGCATCGAACCGGAACTCGCAGTCGTGAAGGGGGACCATCTCGTGGCCTGCCATAACCTCGACCTTGTGGCCCAGGGGAAGATTCAGGTCCCTGAGAACTTCCATCCGATCTCCACGAGCGGGGTCGAAACCGGAGGTCAGGTTGATTAA